From a single Maritimibacter sp. DP1N21-5 genomic region:
- the gluQRS gene encoding tRNA glutamyl-Q(34) synthetase GluQRS: MITRFAPSPTGLLHLGHAFSALEVWRLARGAGGTVLLRIEDVDSERCRPVYDQAIRDDLHWLGFDWLEPVLRQSTNLDAYRATLAALDERGLVYPCSCTRTDIAAHAPAIGWDGYVYPGTCRARPMSDRGPRDAVRLDLAAALSGIGPLAFTETGPLFAGDHRPGPADLLTHIGDPVLWRKTGDPAYHLACPHDDAAQGVTHVIRGADLWHATFLHVVLQAVMGWPTPMYHHHDLVRDPRGQRLAKIDKSRAIASYREEGLTPDDIWSLIGV; this comes from the coding sequence ATGATCACCCGTTTCGCCCCATCCCCCACCGGCCTCCTGCATCTGGGCCACGCGTTTTCGGCCCTTGAGGTCTGGCGACTGGCCCGTGGGGCCGGCGGCACGGTGCTTCTCAGGATCGAGGACGTGGACAGCGAACGCTGTCGGCCAGTCTATGACCAGGCGATCCGCGACGACTTGCATTGGCTCGGGTTCGACTGGCTGGAGCCGGTTCTCAGGCAATCCACCAACCTCGACGCCTACCGCGCCACGCTGGCGGCGCTGGACGAAAGAGGCCTCGTCTATCCCTGTTCCTGCACACGGACAGACATCGCCGCCCATGCTCCTGCCATCGGCTGGGACGGCTACGTCTATCCCGGCACTTGCCGCGCGCGGCCCATGTCCGACCGGGGCCCCCGCGATGCGGTGCGTCTTGACCTCGCCGCGGCGCTGTCGGGGATCGGACCGCTCGCCTTCACCGAAACCGGCCCGCTCTTCGCGGGCGACCACCGGCCCGGCCCCGCCGACCTTCTCACCCACATCGGCGACCCCGTACTCTGGCGCAAGACCGGTGATCCGGCTTATCACCTCGCCTGCCCCCATGACGATGCGGCGCAGGGCGTGACCCATGTCATCCGCGGTGCCGACCTCTGGCACGCGACGTTCCTGCATGTCGTTCTGCAAGCCGTCATGGGGTGGCCGACCCCCATGTATCACCACCACGACCTCGTGCGCGATCCCCGGGGCCAACGCCTTGCCAAGATCGACAAGAGCCGCGCCATCGCGAGTTACCGCGAAGAAGGTCTCACACCCGACGACATCTGGAGCCTCATCGGAGTCTAG
- a CDS encoding iron-sulfur cluster assembly scaffold protein, producing MSDSDLIKLYSKRILALAADIPHLGSLDAPEGMSKQRSPLCGSTVTAQVVVRDGKVADFAQNVKACALGQASSSILGAHVIGQDRATVEAARDALIKMLREDGPTPPAPFEDLEVLRPARDFKNRHPSILLAWEATLAAMDEAQAAA from the coding sequence ATGAGCGACAGCGACCTGATCAAGCTCTACTCCAAACGCATTCTGGCGCTGGCCGCCGATATTCCGCATCTGGGCAGCCTCGATGCGCCCGAAGGCATGTCCAAGCAGCGCTCGCCCCTCTGTGGATCGACTGTCACCGCGCAGGTCGTCGTGCGGGATGGCAAGGTCGCCGACTTCGCCCAGAACGTGAAGGCCTGCGCCCTGGGTCAGGCGTCCTCCTCGATCCTGGGCGCGCATGTGATCGGGCAGGACCGCGCCACCGTCGAGGCCGCGCGCGACGCGCTCATCAAGATGCTGCGCGAGGACGGGCCGACCCCGCCCGCGCCCTTCGAGGACCTCGAGGTACTGCGCCCGGCGCGCGACTTCAAGAACCGGCACCCCTCGATCCTGCTCGCCTGGGAAGCCACCCTCGCCGCCATGGACGAGGCACAGGCGGCCGCCTGA
- the trmFO gene encoding methylenetetrahydrofolate--tRNA-(uracil(54)-C(5))-methyltransferase (FADH(2)-oxidizing) TrmFO gives MDKTLHIVGGGMAGSEAAWQAANAGLDVVIHEMRPKVETFAHQTGKLAEMVCSNSFRSDDDEQNAVGLLHWEMRAANSLIMATADKHRLPAGGALAVDREPFSQTVTDTLRALPNVTVVDEEVTTLPAEGHWLFATGPLTSPALGQAIQEMSGADRLAFFDAIAPIVYAESIDMDVVWAQSRYDKGETEEEQKAYLNCPMTKDQYEAFIDALLAADKTEFHEGETAGYFDGCLPIEVMAERGRETLRFGPMKPIGLTNAHDPEHKPYAVVQLRRDNALGTLFNIVGFQTKMKYGAQTEVFKMIPGLENASFARLGGIHRNTFMNSPTLLDNEMRLRQRPNIRFAGQVTGVEGYVESAAMGLLAARFAVAELTGESLPPAPQTTAMGALVTHITGGADAKTFQPMNVNFGLFPPVEGLKGGRRGRKDRYQAYTDRAKADWRNWLEASRVVVA, from the coding sequence ATGGATAAGACATTACATATCGTCGGCGGTGGCATGGCCGGGTCCGAGGCCGCCTGGCAGGCCGCGAATGCCGGGCTCGACGTGGTGATCCACGAAATGCGCCCCAAGGTCGAAACCTTCGCGCATCAGACCGGCAAGCTGGCCGAGATGGTCTGTTCCAACTCCTTCCGCTCGGACGACGACGAACAGAACGCCGTCGGCCTCCTCCATTGGGAAATGCGCGCCGCGAACTCGCTCATCATGGCCACGGCGGACAAGCACCGCCTGCCCGCCGGTGGAGCCCTCGCCGTTGACCGCGAACCCTTCTCACAGACCGTGACCGATACGCTGCGCGCCCTGCCCAACGTGACGGTCGTGGATGAAGAAGTGACGACGCTGCCCGCTGAGGGCCACTGGCTCTTCGCTACGGGTCCACTTACCTCGCCCGCGCTCGGTCAGGCGATCCAGGAGATGTCCGGCGCCGACCGGCTCGCCTTTTTCGATGCCATCGCCCCCATCGTCTATGCCGAGTCGATCGACATGGACGTGGTCTGGGCGCAGTCGCGTTATGACAAGGGCGAGACGGAAGAAGAGCAGAAAGCCTATCTCAACTGCCCGATGACGAAAGACCAATACGAGGCCTTCATCGACGCGCTACTGGCTGCCGACAAGACCGAGTTTCATGAGGGCGAGACGGCGGGATATTTCGACGGCTGCCTTCCGATCGAGGTCATGGCGGAACGCGGCCGCGAAACCCTCCGCTTCGGGCCGATGAAACCCATCGGTCTCACCAATGCCCATGATCCGGAACACAAGCCCTATGCCGTGGTGCAGCTGCGCCGCGACAATGCGCTCGGCACGCTCTTCAACATCGTCGGCTTCCAGACCAAGATGAAATACGGCGCGCAGACCGAGGTGTTCAAGATGATCCCCGGGCTGGAGAACGCCAGCTTCGCGCGGCTGGGTGGCATCCATCGCAATACCTTCATGAACTCGCCCACGCTTCTGGACAATGAAATGCGCCTGCGCCAGCGGCCCAACATCCGTTTCGCGGGGCAGGTCACCGGGGTTGAAGGTTACGTCGAAAGCGCGGCGATGGGGCTTCTCGCCGCGCGCTTCGCCGTTGCCGAGCTGACCGGCGAGAGCCTGCCTCCCGCGCCGCAGACCACGGCCATGGGGGCGCTCGTCACCCACATCACCGGCGGGGCCGATGCCAAGACCTTCCAGCCCATGAACGTGAACTTCGGTCTCTTCCCGCCCGTCGAGGGGCTCAAGGGTGGTCGTCGGGGCCGCAAGGATCGCTACCAGGCCTATACGGACCGGGCCAAGGCGGACTGGCGGAACTGGCTTGAAGCCTCGCGCGTTGTCGTCGCATGA
- the recG gene encoding ATP-dependent DNA helicase RecG yields MSTRPEILYPLFAELETLGGIGPKSAKLFENLGVTRPRDLLFFLPHSGVDRRFRASVAEVTPPATATVEVTVGRHHVPSARNRPYRVELTDALTTFHAVFFHGNPDWISKQLPTGQKRIVSGKVEHFDGIAQMVHPDHILKPGEADQIPDFEPVYSLTQGLTQKAVMRAVGEVLTRIHPLAEWVDPTLKAQEHWPDWHDAVLKAHMPHGLDDLSPHAAPRRRLAYDEFFAHQLTLALARSHMRRGKGIATVGTGVLQAKVRAALPYAPTGAQERAVAEIVADMASGQRMNRLLQGDVGAGKTLVATLALLIAVEAGGQGVMMAPTEILARQHLESVRPLAEAAQVVVEVLTGRDKGAERRAKLEALKAGKIHILVGTHAVSQDDVEYRDLRLAVVDEQHRFGVAERMRLGKKGQAADVLVMTATPIPRSLSLAQYGDMDVSVLDEKPPGRKPITTSALSTSRIGDVVERLRSVTASGRQAYWVCPLVGESEVSELTAAEERFKLLRAALGEGVVGLVHGQMPPAEKDAAMAAFQRGDTKVLVATTVIEVGVDVPNATIMVIERAEHFGLAQLHQLRGRVGRGSEASTCVLLYQAPLNESGEKRLAIMRETEDGFRIAEADLEMRGAGDLIGTAQSGLPKFMVGDLEHQAGLMAVAQKDARKLLADDPDLTSPRGEAARVLLWLMRQDEAIRLISVG; encoded by the coding sequence ATGAGCACACGGCCCGAAATCCTTTATCCGCTCTTCGCGGAGCTCGAGACGCTTGGCGGCATCGGTCCGAAGTCGGCGAAGCTTTTCGAGAACCTCGGGGTCACGCGCCCGCGCGACCTGTTGTTCTTCCTGCCGCATTCCGGGGTTGACCGGAGGTTTCGTGCCAGCGTCGCCGAGGTGACACCGCCCGCGACCGCGACGGTCGAAGTGACCGTGGGGCGCCACCATGTGCCCTCGGCACGGAACCGGCCCTACCGGGTCGAGCTGACCGATGCCCTGACCACCTTCCACGCCGTGTTCTTCCACGGCAATCCGGACTGGATCTCAAAGCAATTGCCGACGGGGCAGAAGCGGATCGTGTCGGGCAAGGTCGAGCATTTCGACGGGATCGCCCAGATGGTGCATCCCGATCATATCCTGAAGCCGGGCGAAGCGGATCAGATCCCGGATTTCGAACCGGTCTACAGCCTCACGCAGGGGCTGACCCAGAAGGCGGTGATGCGCGCGGTGGGTGAGGTTCTGACGCGGATCCATCCGCTGGCGGAATGGGTCGATCCCACGCTGAAGGCGCAGGAGCATTGGCCGGACTGGCACGATGCCGTCCTCAAGGCGCATATGCCCCATGGTCTCGACGACCTGTCACCCCATGCGGCGCCGCGCCGGCGTCTTGCTTATGACGAGTTCTTCGCCCATCAACTCACGCTGGCGCTGGCCCGGTCCCACATGCGCCGCGGCAAGGGAATCGCCACGGTGGGGACGGGGGTGCTACAGGCCAAGGTGCGCGCCGCGCTTCCCTATGCACCGACCGGGGCACAGGAACGCGCCGTGGCCGAGATTGTCGCCGACATGGCGAGCGGGCAGCGGATGAACCGGCTCCTGCAGGGCGATGTCGGCGCTGGCAAGACGCTCGTCGCGACGCTGGCGCTCCTGATCGCGGTCGAGGCGGGTGGGCAGGGGGTGATGATGGCCCCGACCGAGATCCTCGCGCGGCAACATCTGGAAAGCGTCCGCCCGCTTGCCGAAGCCGCGCAGGTCGTCGTCGAGGTCCTGACGGGGCGCGACAAGGGGGCGGAACGGCGGGCCAAGCTCGAGGCGCTGAAGGCGGGCAAGATCCATATCCTCGTCGGCACCCATGCGGTCTCTCAGGATGACGTGGAATACCGCGACCTGCGGCTTGCCGTGGTGGACGAACAGCACCGGTTCGGTGTGGCGGAGCGGATGCGGCTGGGCAAGAAGGGGCAGGCGGCAGATGTGCTGGTGATGACCGCGACCCCGATTCCCCGGTCGCTCTCGCTCGCGCAATACGGCGACATGGATGTCTCGGTGCTCGACGAAAAGCCGCCCGGGCGCAAACCGATCACCACTTCGGCGCTCTCCACGAGCCGGATCGGCGACGTGGTTGAGCGCCTGCGCAGCGTGACGGCAAGCGGGCGTCAGGCCTATTGGGTCTGTCCTCTTGTGGGTGAGAGCGAAGTGAGTGAACTGACCGCCGCCGAGGAACGGTTCAAGCTCTTGCGGGCCGCGCTTGGCGAAGGCGTCGTGGGGCTGGTCCACGGCCAGATGCCGCCAGCCGAGAAGGACGCCGCAATGGCGGCCTTCCAGCGCGGCGACACGAAGGTCCTGGTGGCGACCACGGTGATCGAGGTCGGCGTCGATGTGCCGAATGCGACGATCATGGTGATCGAACGGGCCGAGCACTTCGGCCTGGCCCAATTGCACCAACTGCGCGGGCGCGTCGGGCGGGGGTCGGAGGCCTCGACCTGCGTGCTTCTCTATCAGGCGCCGCTCAATGAAAGCGGGGAGAAGCGGCTCGCGATCATGCGAGAGACCGAGGACGGGTTCCGGATCGCCGAGGCCGATCTGGAGATGCGCGGCGCGGGCGACCTGATCGGGACCGCACAATCCGGGCTGCCGAAGTTCATGGTGGGCGACCTTGAGCATCAGGCCGGGCTGATGGCGGTGGCGCAGAAGGATGCGCGCAAGCTCCTCGCCGACGATCCCGATCTGACGAGCCCGCGGGGCGAGGCCGCGCGTGTTCTCCTCTGGCTCATGCGGCAGGACGAAGCGATCCGTTTGATATCAGTGGGTTAG
- the hisI gene encoding phosphoribosyl-AMP cyclohydrolase, translated as MSFDVTTLVYDDKGLVPCIAQAAGTGEVLMMAWMNAEAVEKTLETRRVTYWSRSRQAFWVKGETSGHTQRLVELRVDCDRDCLLAIVEQEGPACHTNRRSCFYTGVETGEEVELSRPMV; from the coding sequence ATGTCATTCGATGTCACGACTTTGGTCTACGACGACAAGGGGCTTGTCCCCTGCATCGCGCAGGCGGCGGGCACGGGCGAGGTTCTCATGATGGCCTGGATGAATGCCGAAGCGGTGGAGAAGACGCTCGAGACGAGACGTGTGACCTATTGGAGCCGCTCGCGGCAGGCCTTCTGGGTCAAGGGCGAGACATCGGGTCACACGCAGAGGCTGGTGGAGTTGCGGGTGGACTGCGACCGGGATTGCCTGCTGGCAATCGTGGAGCAGGAGGGGCCGGCCTGTCACACCAACCGGCGGTCGTGTTTCTACACGGGCGTGGAGACGGGCGAAGAGGTGGAACTGTCCCGGCCCATGGTCTGA